A stretch of Argiope bruennichi chromosome 10, qqArgBrue1.1, whole genome shotgun sequence DNA encodes these proteins:
- the LOC129988850 gene encoding E3 ubiquitin-protein ligase RNF103-like, whose product MWLKVVLLATYLLCLFLLSRLFEAASWYHDTGTLISSFAALNPIELSVKKLKQLLDDRGVSYSGVVEKQELVALVESSGSPTSEEVMDVETPSKTSGESTKFTCGSHFYEEVEDTKDSAWLVQVVMDDMDPPLLPEKIWKEVRLKVKDFGVRTGVFKCSLDRRLCDRKGWTTARLILALPRGNKAKEDVIMHNYLLPSSSLSVLQWVRKHLASRVKEITSDSELEQWMTYTPSSKKTELRVILFSILKSCPMFLSALAIKFNGRVKFATVDTSTVKSYKKFINSLEQPVYLVVTPEKNFVYGKNRGECYNFKSMEFFLRTFVPEMNDIFLWSLVLVNAIAGFELFFMYSHIWKHFLLYVICVVKYNCVLFLLWLMVLGLYQFPFMQTCTDAFLQCVRCVSGSNIASVLRADYKSFYSSTFLLGTFVVFASISGFFLRKFKWLQVDDDTSIFAHWWSVPGETVISPYFFRSRVPLTRSIAPLDHDLEIGMELLIERLAVPNLWLQPVINMDYLKDLPVWRYRGWCEADDDDGKVEVLYSSDDENTNLITFKPVHESTVHDVESTVYTMSPQSNISPSNENSMASQEQCDKTHDQSIVDSAPCSNITSSSSSCAACGSDISSKPNSEKPEEQRAPQGMLEFRECSICLESYRYSELLCGLPCGHNFHMHCIMSWISRDNHCCPICRWPSYKCKNASLHLHTQ is encoded by the exons atgtggCTCAAGGTCGTACTTTTAGCTACATATTTATTGTGTCTGTTTTTGTTATCTCGATTGTTTGAAGCTGCATCTTGGTATCATGACACAGGGACGTTAATAAGTTCTTTTGCTGCATTAAATCCGATTGAGCTTAgcgttaaaaaattgaaacagttGTTAGATGATCGAGGCGTGAGTTATTCTGGTGTTGTAGAGAAGCAAGAACTTGTTGCACTTGTAGAGTCTTCAG GTTCTCCTACAAGTGAGGAAGTGATGGATGTTGAGACTCCTTCAAAAACTTCTGGCGAATCCACCAAGTTCACTTGTGGATCTCACTTTTATGAAGAAGTAGAAGATACAAAAGATAGTGCTTGGTTGGTACAAGTTGTTATGGATGACATGGATCCACCATTACTGCCAGAAAAAATCTGGAAAGAAGTCAGATTAAAAGTTAAAGATTTTGGTGTTAGAACTGGAGTATTCAAATGCTCTTTAGACAGAAG ATTATGTGATCGGAAAGGATGGACAACTGCTCGCCTTATACTAGCTCTTCCTCGAGGAAATAAAGCAAAAGAAGATGtcattatgcataattatttgcTACCATCCTCATCTCTTTCAGTACTTCAGTGGGTAAGAAAGCATCTTGCCTCTCGGGTTAAGGAAATCACCTCTGATTCTGAATTGGAGCAATGGATGACTTACACACCTTCTTCAAAAAAGACTGAACTGCGGgtgattttattttccattttgaagtCGTGTCCAATGTTCCTGTCAGCTCTTGCTATCAAATTCAATGGTAGGGTAAAATTTGCAACTGTAGACACATCCACAGTGAAGTcttataaaaaattcatcaattccTTGGAACAGCCTGTGTATTTAGTTGTAACTCCAGAAAAAAACTTTGTGTATGGTAAAAATCGAGGTGAGTGTTACAACTTCAAATCCATGGAGTTTTTCCTACGAACTTTTGTACCTGAAATGAATGACATTTTCTTGTGGTCATTAGTATTGGTCAATGCAATTGCTGGCTTTGAATTGTTTTTCATGTATAGTCATATATGGAAACATTTCTTGTTATATGTTATTTGTGTTGTTAAGTATAATTGTGTATTGTTCCTTCTTTGGTTAATGGTTTTAGGCCTTTATCAGTTTCCATTTATGCAGACTTGTACTGATGCTTTTCTTCAGTGTGTACGATGTGTTAGTGGGTCCAATATAGCTTCTGTTTTAAGAGCTGATTATAAGAGCTTTTACTCATCTACATTTCTGTTAGGGACCTTTGTTGTGTTTGCCAGTATTTCCGGGTTTTTTCTGCGCAAGTTCAAATGGTTACAAGTTGACGATGATACCTCCATATTTGCCCATTGGTGGTCTGTCCCTGGTGAAACTGTCATATCACCTTATTTCTTTAGATCAAGGGTTCCTTTAACCAGGTCGATTGCCCCTCTGGACCATGACCTAGAAATTGGAATGGAACTCCTTATAGAAAGGCTTGCTGTTCCAAATTTATGGTTACAACCTGTGATAAACATGGACTATCTTAAAGACCTACCTGTCTGGAGATACCGTGGTTGGTGTGAAGCTGATGACGATGACGGGAAAGTTGAGGTTTTGTATTCTAGTGatgatgaaaatacaaatttaattacattcaAGCCAGTGCATGAATCTACAGTTCATGATGTAGAATCAACAGTATATACCATGTCACCCCAATCTAATATTTCTCCATCTAATGAAAATTCCATGGCTAGTCAAGAGCAGTGTGACAAAACTCATGACCAGAGTATTGTGGATAGTGCACCTTGTTCGAATATCACCTCTTCGTCCTCATCTTGTGCAGCTTGTGGTTCAGATATATCAAGTAAGCCCAATTCTGAAAAACCCGAAGAACAAAGAGCACCACAAGGGATGTTGGAATTTAGAGAATGTTCTATTTGCCTGGAAAGTTATCGTTATTCTGAACTATTGTGTGGTCTTCCATGCGGTCATAATTTTCACATGCACTGTATTATGTCCTGGATATCGCGAGACAATCATTGCTGTCCAATTTGTCGTTGGCCttcttataaatgtaaaaatgcttCTTTACACTTGCACACTCAGTAA